In Limisalsivibrio acetivorans, one genomic interval encodes:
- a CDS encoding 3'-5' exonuclease, whose amino-acid sequence MITKLFGRKSLDDKPQDPITLYVRKLCEDARKNITMDDKLEDAVFSVVDTETTGLDINEARVINIAAVKVQNFKIVDFYNTFINPEMLIPPESIKWHNITDDMVQDKPYVEEVLPDFLKFIGSSVIVGHHINFDIKMINKEMQNCFGCQLHNPWLDTMLIYSRSILKKEDHHTLDHLFDVYKVTCNGRHTALGDALATAEVFTKMVFQANKTYGTVKELSDSQKSFVG is encoded by the coding sequence ATGATTACGAAATTGTTCGGCAGAAAAAGTCTGGATGACAAACCGCAGGATCCCATCACACTCTATGTTAGAAAACTGTGTGAGGATGCCAGAAAGAATATAACGATGGATGATAAACTGGAGGATGCAGTATTCTCCGTTGTGGATACCGAAACCACCGGCCTTGATATCAACGAGGCGAGGGTTATAAATATCGCTGCGGTAAAGGTTCAGAACTTCAAGATTGTGGACTTCTACAACACCTTCATAAATCCGGAGATGCTCATTCCGCCCGAATCCATAAAATGGCACAACATCACCGACGACATGGTTCAGGACAAACCCTACGTTGAGGAGGTTCTTCCCGATTTCCTCAAATTCATCGGTTCATCGGTTATCGTAGGCCACCATATAAACTTCGACATCAAGATGATAAATAAAGAGATGCAGAACTGTTTCGGCTGTCAGCTTCACAACCCCTGGCTCGACACCATGCTCATATACTCCCGCTCCATCCTCAAAAAGGAGGACCACCACACCCTCGACCATCTATTCGATGTGTACAAGGTTACCTGCAACGGCAGACACACAGCCCTTGGCGATGCTCTGGCAACGGCGGAGGTTTTCACAAAGATGGTTTTCCAGGCGAATAAAACCTACGGAACCGTTAAGGAGCTTTCGGACAGCCAGAAATCCTTCGTAGGATAA
- a CDS encoding Nif3-like dinuclear metal center hexameric protein, whose translation MEKSYRHIADYFLKELSSSRRQYEWDNSGYQIFTDGERMITKAGFALDPSERVISKAIEEGCELLVTHHPLFFGKLKSLTPATGAGRKAILALRNGLDIISCHTSMDVADYSLNDYVCSILGAEVKDIFVKEGRDDYCKYAVFVPKGHEQEIIDAVHRGGGGFIGNYSHCTFRVNGTGTFLPGEGTDPFIGKKGELEQADEYRMETIVPVSSLARLIKEVEKAHPYEEVAYDVYKLDMGEEWGLGRVAALSNSMTLGEFMDMTAKELGIKDLRHSMADTDMLIDSFAVVTGSGASMWKACAAKGIKVLLTGDMKHHDALDAAEAGVCIIDAGHYGTERIFMNYLKDKSAEELGIETVLIDEENPIKTRGDRCLM comes from the coding sequence ATGGAAAAAAGCTACAGACATATCGCAGACTACTTTTTAAAAGAACTATCCAGCAGCCGCCGGCAGTATGAGTGGGACAACTCCGGATACCAGATTTTTACAGACGGTGAACGGATGATCACAAAAGCCGGATTCGCTCTGGATCCAAGCGAAAGGGTCATTTCCAAAGCTATCGAAGAGGGGTGTGAGTTACTTGTTACTCATCACCCCCTTTTTTTTGGAAAGCTCAAGAGCCTCACACCCGCCACTGGAGCGGGACGTAAGGCTATCCTTGCCCTTAGAAACGGGTTGGATATTATCTCCTGCCACACCTCTATGGACGTTGCCGATTACAGCCTTAACGATTACGTATGCTCAATTCTGGGGGCTGAGGTGAAGGATATCTTTGTTAAAGAGGGTAGGGATGACTACTGCAAATACGCTGTTTTTGTTCCCAAGGGACATGAGCAGGAGATCATCGATGCAGTGCACAGAGGAGGGGGCGGCTTTATAGGCAACTACTCCCACTGCACCTTCCGTGTGAACGGTACAGGTACCTTTCTCCCCGGCGAAGGGACAGACCCCTTCATCGGCAAGAAGGGGGAGCTTGAGCAGGCCGATGAATACCGAATGGAGACCATCGTTCCCGTATCCTCTTTGGCGAGGCTTATAAAAGAGGTTGAGAAGGCACACCCCTATGAGGAGGTTGCCTACGATGTATACAAGCTTGATATGGGTGAGGAGTGGGGCCTTGGGCGTGTTGCCGCACTTTCTAATAGCATGACCCTTGGTGAATTCATGGATATGACAGCCAAAGAGCTCGGCATAAAGGACCTGCGTCACAGCATGGCGGATACGGACATGCTGATAGATTCCTTCGCCGTTGTTACAGGGAGCGGGGCATCCATGTGGAAGGCATGCGCCGCTAAGGGGATAAAGGTGCTCCTCACAGGGGATATGAAGCACCATGATGCCCTCGATGCTGCCGAGGCGGGGGTATGTATCATAGACGCCGGACATTACGGCACAGAGCGAATTTTTATGAATTATCTTAAGGATAAGTCCGCAGAGGAACTTGGAATAGAAACGGTTTTAATAGATGAAGAGAATCCAATAAAAACAAGAGGTGATAGATGCTTGATGTAG
- a CDS encoding ClpXP protease specificity-enhancing factor SspB, translated as MDTFKKDIIDRIFEHYTKFFLHLAPHPGLVIGNRGLVGEEKERGIVLVLGEQSYRDMSVEEEFISVKMKFGGVWEQVFIPYEAISAAFNDPVSPEFMFNFKPLQEETPEKEEKHEVEKEDNVIKPKFGKD; from the coding sequence ATGGATACTTTCAAGAAAGATATTATAGACAGAATTTTCGAGCATTATACAAAGTTTTTCCTCCACCTGGCACCCCATCCGGGTCTTGTAATAGGAAACAGAGGGCTTGTGGGCGAAGAAAAGGAGAGAGGCATTGTCCTCGTGTTAGGCGAACAATCGTACAGAGACATGAGCGTCGAGGAGGAGTTCATCTCCGTGAAGATGAAGTTCGGCGGAGTTTGGGAGCAGGTTTTCATCCCTTACGAAGCGATCTCCGCCGCCTTCAACGATCCTGTCAGCCCCGAGTTCATGTTCAACTTCAAGCCTCTTCAAGAGGAGACTCCGGAGAAGGAGGAGAAGCACGAAGTTGAGAAAGAGGACAACGTTATCAAGCCGAAGTTCGGCAAGGACTAA
- the rpoD gene encoding RNA polymerase sigma factor RpoD — MSKKIRIPEVKQVIALGKEKGFLTFDEINDMLPDELSSAELFDEILMLLAQLKIDVIDSRTKKGNIFAAEDDEEEVEEDEEVLAALKSEVEDSMSTDDPVRLYLKEMGNIPLLNREEEILVAKEIEEGQGKVIRSVLLFPDTAMKIMEIAEEIKDGSMRLKDIVDVDEDIDFDSSDIDFDDADEDTIKQYKDDKEAQMKAQFISILEDIIDKLKKNMEYAKSIRGGKLSLDDVLSVNSNIQDTVDDITAKLLEIKVNYSRICQIANDIRDKYSRIVDSESEMRKLLKIAKVTDYSDVSEVSEEQILEACDKTGKSPSEKKILIKKYRQAKKSMQGEYSNLGIDKPELDIIYEGLLLGERETENAKSKLIEANLRLVVSIAKKYTNRGLQFLDLIQEGNIGLMKAVEKFEYRRGYKFSTYATWWIRQAITRAIADQARTIRIPVHMIETINKMMKITRQLQQDYGREPTPEEISTKMDIPVEKIKKVMKIAKEPVSLETPIGEDEDSSLGDFIEDKSAINPADEVMYLKLREHTQHILETLSQREANVLKLRFGIECESDHTLEEVGKQFSVTRERIRQIEAKALRKLRHPTRSRILKTFVE, encoded by the coding sequence ATGTCGAAAAAGATTAGAATACCTGAAGTAAAGCAGGTTATAGCCCTCGGTAAAGAGAAGGGTTTTCTTACCTTTGATGAAATTAACGACATGCTGCCGGATGAACTCAGTTCAGCGGAACTTTTCGATGAAATCCTCATGCTGCTGGCGCAGCTCAAGATCGATGTTATCGATTCCAGAACCAAAAAAGGAAACATCTTTGCCGCTGAAGATGACGAAGAGGAAGTGGAGGAGGACGAAGAGGTTCTCGCCGCCCTTAAATCCGAAGTAGAAGACTCAATGAGCACGGATGACCCTGTGCGCCTGTATCTCAAGGAGATGGGGAATATCCCGCTTCTCAACAGAGAGGAGGAGATCCTCGTTGCCAAGGAGATAGAGGAAGGGCAGGGGAAGGTTATCCGCAGTGTGCTCCTTTTTCCCGATACCGCAATGAAGATCATGGAGATCGCCGAGGAGATCAAGGACGGTTCCATGAGGCTCAAGGACATTGTCGATGTTGACGAAGATATCGATTTTGACAGCAGTGATATCGATTTCGACGATGCGGACGAGGATACCATCAAGCAGTATAAGGATGACAAAGAGGCCCAGATGAAGGCCCAGTTCATCTCTATACTTGAAGACATTATAGATAAGCTCAAGAAGAATATGGAGTACGCAAAGAGCATCCGTGGGGGCAAGCTGAGCCTTGACGATGTTCTTTCGGTAAACTCCAATATTCAGGACACGGTGGACGACATAACCGCCAAGCTCCTTGAGATCAAGGTGAACTACTCACGCATCTGTCAGATAGCCAACGATATCCGGGATAAATACTCCCGCATAGTTGACTCCGAGAGCGAGATGCGAAAGCTCCTCAAGATCGCAAAGGTTACGGACTACAGCGATGTATCAGAGGTTAGCGAAGAGCAGATACTTGAAGCTTGCGACAAAACGGGGAAATCACCCTCCGAGAAGAAGATCCTTATCAAGAAGTACCGTCAGGCGAAGAAGTCTATGCAGGGGGAGTACAGCAACCTCGGCATCGACAAGCCCGAGCTTGATATCATCTACGAAGGGCTCCTCCTCGGCGAGCGTGAGACAGAGAACGCAAAAAGCAAGCTCATAGAGGCAAACCTCCGCCTTGTTGTGAGCATCGCAAAGAAATATACCAACAGAGGCCTGCAGTTCCTTGACCTCATACAGGAAGGTAACATCGGCCTTATGAAGGCTGTGGAGAAGTTTGAGTACCGCAGGGGCTACAAGTTCTCCACCTACGCCACATGGTGGATACGTCAAGCCATCACCAGAGCCATCGCCGATCAGGCCAGAACCATACGTATCCCCGTACACATGATAGAAACCATCAACAAGATGATGAAGATAACCAGACAGCTCCAGCAGGACTACGGCAGAGAGCCTACCCCCGAGGAGATCTCCACCAAGATGGATATCCCCGTGGAGAAGATAAAGAAGGTTATGAAGATCGCCAAGGAGCCCGTTTCCCTCGAAACACCTATTGGTGAGGATGAGGACAGCAGTCTCGGTGATTTTATAGAGGATAAGAGCGCCATAAACCCCGCTGACGAGGTTATGTATCTCAAGCTTAGGGAACATACCCAGCACATCCTTGAGACACTTTCTCAGAGGGAAGCAAACGTTCTTAAGCTCAGGTTCGGAATAGAGTGTGAATCGGATCACACCCTTGAGGAGGTGGGCAAACAGTTCAGCGTTACAAGGGAGCGTATTCGCCAGATAGAGGCGAAGGCCCTTCGCAAACTCCGCCACCCCACCAGGAGCCGGATCCTGAAAACTTTTGTGGAATAA
- a CDS encoding MATE family efflux transporter, producing the protein MHNLMGMLQSMVDMIFVGRISPMSVAAVGVGMQYIGLLYAAMSLFYVGTNALVSRFVGAERPEDAGRVTANMFGFALVFSIPIFLFGLTKAAFLFNMLGIKGEVAAIGSSYMSIFSFTVPLLFMQGVLYSSLNAYGKTKLPFYIGIFGNIVNTILDYGLIFGNLGMPEMGVEGAAWATVFTKCVELSIYIYICVVRKEIVITPKFAPDLLKRAIKVGFPTWMERMLTFPSYLVLSALIAKYSTEALAGYQIGLRVEGLAFMPGVGFIIATMSLVGQNIGALRPDDAEKDAITAVYAASFVMGVVGLSMFFFPGTLASLFTDDQTTINEASVYLRIMGISQIPLGIFFVMSGALRGAGDTRTTLVVNVISIWGFRILPAFLLVSAGVPIIWVYLVATAETCIKASVLVGIFRKGRWKTIKV; encoded by the coding sequence ATGCACAACCTGATGGGAATGCTCCAGTCTATGGTGGATATGATATTCGTGGGAAGAATCTCCCCCATGAGTGTCGCCGCTGTGGGTGTGGGTATGCAGTATATCGGGCTTCTATACGCTGCGATGTCCCTCTTCTATGTTGGCACAAACGCCCTTGTATCGAGGTTTGTGGGTGCAGAACGCCCCGAGGATGCGGGGAGGGTTACCGCCAACATGTTCGGCTTTGCCCTTGTTTTTTCCATACCCATTTTCCTTTTCGGGCTTACAAAAGCGGCGTTCCTCTTCAATATGCTCGGCATAAAGGGTGAAGTTGCGGCGATAGGCTCAAGCTACATGTCCATATTCTCCTTCACAGTGCCCCTCCTCTTTATGCAAGGGGTGCTTTACAGCTCCCTGAACGCCTACGGTAAGACCAAGCTCCCATTTTATATTGGTATATTCGGCAATATTGTTAACACCATACTCGATTACGGTCTTATCTTCGGAAACCTCGGCATGCCTGAGATGGGGGTTGAGGGTGCGGCATGGGCCACTGTCTTTACTAAATGCGTCGAGCTCTCCATATACATATACATCTGCGTTGTGCGAAAGGAGATCGTTATTACCCCGAAATTCGCCCCCGATCTCCTCAAAAGGGCGATCAAGGTCGGTTTTCCCACATGGATGGAAAGGATGCTCACTTTTCCATCGTATCTTGTTCTTTCGGCCCTTATCGCGAAATACAGCACAGAGGCGCTGGCCGGTTATCAGATAGGCCTCAGGGTAGAGGGGCTTGCCTTCATGCCGGGGGTGGGCTTTATTATAGCCACCATGTCCCTTGTTGGGCAGAATATAGGGGCACTGCGCCCTGACGATGCGGAGAAGGATGCCATAACAGCTGTCTATGCGGCATCTTTCGTAATGGGCGTTGTGGGGCTTTCCATGTTCTTCTTCCCCGGAACCCTCGCCTCACTCTTCACCGACGACCAAACAACCATCAACGAGGCATCCGTGTATCTGCGCATCATGGGTATAAGCCAGATTCCGCTGGGGATTTTCTTCGTTATGAGCGGTGCACTGAGGGGTGCCGGCGATACTAGGACGACCCTTGTTGTGAATGTCATATCTATATGGGGTTTCCGGATCCTTCCGGCGTTCCTGCTCGTTTCAGCTGGTGTTCCGATTATATGGGTTTATCTGGTGGCTACCGCCGAAACCTGCATAAAGGCATCGGTCCTTGTGGGGATATTCCGCAAGGGGAGATGGAAGACGATCAAGGTCTAG
- a CDS encoding ABC transporter ATP-binding protein translates to MLSVNSLNVILDNKKNFFHILRDVSLNMERGEILGIGGESGSGKTVFAKTLMGLISNPVKRESGEIILDGEPLFRENSFRRIRGKKLSMIFQNPTASLNPVIKIGDQLVEAIRTADRGISKTDAHKKASELLKTVEIQYPEERMNSYPHQLSGGMNQRVMTAMALASEPELLIADEPTTALDVTIQKQIMELLLKLNRERDLSILFISHDIALMQQVAHRCIIMYAGEVMEEIDSKELTENRMRHPYTYSLKRCIPSLESEEKELYTIPGTIVKNTEDYSERCIFAERCFNRIDKCTKSKPELSLNRPFRCHNPL, encoded by the coding sequence ATGCTCAGTGTAAATAGCCTGAACGTCATTCTTGATAATAAGAAAAACTTTTTTCATATCCTCAGGGATGTGAGCCTCAACATGGAGCGTGGTGAGATCTTAGGCATCGGCGGTGAATCCGGGTCAGGAAAAACCGTTTTCGCCAAGACCCTTATGGGGCTCATATCGAACCCCGTAAAACGTGAATCGGGCGAGATTATCCTGGATGGCGAGCCCCTTTTTCGTGAGAACAGCTTCCGCAGGATACGGGGGAAGAAGCTCTCTATGATATTCCAGAACCCTACTGCCTCGCTTAACCCTGTCATAAAGATAGGAGACCAGCTCGTGGAGGCGATACGCACTGCGGACAGAGGAATATCCAAAACCGATGCCCACAAAAAAGCCTCGGAACTGTTGAAAACCGTCGAGATCCAGTATCCCGAGGAACGTATGAACAGCTACCCGCACCAGCTCTCCGGCGGAATGAATCAGCGTGTAATGACAGCCATGGCTCTGGCAAGCGAACCGGAACTTCTCATAGCGGATGAGCCCACCACAGCTCTGGATGTCACTATCCAAAAGCAGATTATGGAGCTCCTTCTTAAGCTGAACCGTGAGCGGGATCTTTCCATACTCTTCATATCCCACGACATCGCCCTCATGCAGCAGGTTGCCCACAGGTGCATAATAATGTACGCAGGGGAAGTTATGGAGGAGATAGACTCAAAGGAGCTTACGGAGAACCGGATGCGCCACCCCTACACATACAGCCTTAAAAGGTGCATACCCTCTCTTGAGAGTGAAGAAAAGGAGCTGTATACCATCCCCGGAACCATAGTAAAGAACACTGAGGACTACTCGGAAAGGTGCATATTCGCTGAAAGGTGCTTCAACAGGATAGACAAATGCACAAAAAGCAAGCCGGAACTCAGCCTAAACCGACCCTTTCGCTGTCACAACCCGCTCTAG
- the dnaG gene encoding DNA primase — translation MMIPQSVVDEVLDSADILDVVGEVVKLKKAGTRYKGLCPFHSEKTPSFTVTPEKNLFHCFGCGAGGNIFTFVSRFHNLGFPDAVMFLAERYGISVTMSEEQGKSRDIATLHEEILTETKRRLISPEGKEAREYLKKREFSSDLAEEFGIGYFPQKIDPQPYMKKYGREILYSSGLFVEGRYGARMRFFNRLSFPIRSITGRVVGFSGRSLDGSNPKYMNSPETEAFKKRELLYNIDMAKASIKQSEVCIVTEGYFDVMRLQEKGFTNSVATMGTSLTKEHVNLLKRYASEIILLFDGDDAGTKAAFKSLDVFLESNFFPYVAFLPKGSDPDTYLFENGKDAFNRVLENKRDLLIFTADMMRRKASDFNRKMKYLEALKEKVMRIRDPYRKDHYVEQIASRFEVDADIMKKDVDLSIAKTTLRKTETSRISYICEREFIASLAQLPEDVGHRLIEDLREDFFHDPVVKKIFQKVVELFDRGGNIEVLVNDQEIGEDLASLLVQQEGVEDHYRAAMENRERIIRNAMPELRKDLTKKLSSAKNKDEIIELLKLQDKLIRNEIVDRNTEV, via the coding sequence ATGATGATACCCCAGTCCGTTGTGGATGAAGTCCTAGACTCCGCAGACATCCTCGATGTCGTTGGAGAGGTCGTTAAGCTAAAGAAGGCAGGGACCAGATACAAGGGGCTCTGCCCTTTCCACTCTGAGAAGACACCCTCCTTTACAGTAACCCCGGAAAAGAACCTCTTCCACTGCTTCGGCTGCGGTGCGGGGGGTAATATATTTACCTTTGTGAGCCGTTTCCACAATCTGGGCTTCCCCGATGCTGTGATGTTTCTGGCCGAGCGATACGGCATAAGCGTTACCATGAGCGAAGAGCAGGGGAAGTCGAGGGATATTGCAACACTTCATGAGGAGATACTTACGGAAACCAAGCGCCGGCTTATCTCCCCCGAAGGGAAGGAGGCGAGGGAGTATTTGAAGAAAAGGGAGTTTTCGAGCGATCTTGCGGAGGAGTTCGGTATAGGATATTTTCCCCAGAAGATAGATCCCCAGCCATATATGAAGAAGTACGGACGTGAGATACTCTACTCCTCAGGCCTTTTTGTGGAGGGTCGCTACGGTGCGAGGATGCGGTTCTTCAACAGGCTCTCATTCCCTATCCGCAGTATAACGGGGAGGGTGGTCGGTTTCTCCGGACGCTCCCTGGACGGCTCTAATCCTAAATATATGAACAGCCCGGAAACCGAGGCATTTAAAAAGCGTGAGCTTCTTTACAATATAGATATGGCCAAGGCTTCCATAAAGCAGAGCGAGGTGTGCATCGTTACCGAAGGGTACTTCGACGTTATGCGCCTGCAAGAAAAGGGCTTCACCAACAGCGTTGCGACAATGGGAACCTCGCTGACGAAGGAGCATGTGAACCTTTTGAAGCGCTACGCATCTGAGATAATACTTCTGTTTGACGGTGACGATGCCGGTACGAAGGCAGCCTTTAAATCCCTGGACGTGTTCCTTGAGTCAAACTTCTTCCCTTATGTGGCTTTTTTACCCAAGGGGAGCGATCCGGACACGTATCTGTTTGAGAATGGAAAGGACGCCTTTAACAGGGTGCTTGAAAATAAGCGGGATCTGCTTATATTCACCGCTGACATGATGCGCAGGAAGGCCTCGGACTTCAACCGGAAGATGAAATACCTTGAGGCTCTGAAAGAAAAGGTCATGCGGATTCGGGATCCCTACAGAAAAGATCACTATGTTGAGCAGATCGCATCACGTTTTGAGGTTGATGCTGATATAATGAAAAAAGATGTTGATCTTTCCATAGCAAAGACCACTTTAAGGAAGACGGAAACATCAAGAATTTCATATATATGCGAAAGAGAATTTATCGCGAGTCTTGCTCAACTCCCCGAAGATGTAGGGCACAGGCTCATAGAGGATCTGAGAGAGGATTTTTTCCACGACCCGGTTGTGAAAAAAATCTTCCAAAAAGTTGTTGAATTATTCGACAGGGGTGGTAATATCGAGGTTCTTGTCAATGATCAGGAAATTGGAGAGGATCTAGCTTCTCTGCTTGTCCAGCAGGAGGGTGTGGAGGATCATTACCGCGCCGCCATGGAGAACAGGGAAAGGATTATCAGGAATGCCATGCCCGAACTTCGCAAGGATTTGACTAAAAAACTCTCATCAGCGAAGAACAAAGACGAAATTATAGAGCTTTTGAAGCTACAGGATAAACTTATCCGCAATGAGATTGTGGATAGGAATACGGAGGTTTAG